One genomic segment of Hemiscyllium ocellatum isolate sHemOce1 chromosome 49, sHemOce1.pat.X.cur, whole genome shotgun sequence includes these proteins:
- the LOC132837344 gene encoding zinc finger protein 239-like has product MKRKLWPRWSWDSKRMLTCVREPVRQELTAAAMGCSAAPGQQEAPDMAETVPEQPGELLVAGTGEEEEVYICSVCGRGVTGASPFSLHQRVHASHCCATCGKGFSRSSNLARHCRTHALQPAHGCPCCGKCFRQASDLRRHRLVHTGERWHRCGECGKSFTQSSNLARHRRIHTGERPFRCLLCGKDFNRMSSLEQHQRVHTGERPFRCLLCGKGFNQSSNLSRHRHIHRRHWACHHRRHWALGPSDQDTLP; this is encoded by the coding sequence ATGAAGAGAAAGCTGTGGCCCCGGTGGAGCTGGGACAGTAAGAGGATGCTGACTTGTGTCCGGGAGCCAGTTCGACAGGAGCTGACTGCAGCGGCGATGGGGTGTTCTGCTGCTCCTGGCCAGCAGGAGGCACCGGACATGGCTGAGACAGTCCCTGAGCAGCCTGGGGAGTTGCTAGTTGCTGGAactggggaagaggaggaggtgtaCATTTGCTCGGTGTGTGGGCGCGGTGTGACCGGGGCATCGCCATTCTCCTTGCACCAGAGGGTCCACGCCAGCCACTGCTGTGCCACCTGTGGCAAGGGTTTCAGCCGCTCGTCCAACCTAGCACGCCACTGCCGCACACACGCCCTCCAGCCAGCGCATGGCTGCCCGTGCTGTGGCAAATGTTTCCGCCAGGCCTCCGACCTCCGACGGCACCGGCTGGTGCACACTGGGGAGCGCTGGCACCGGTGTGGCGAGTGTGGCAAGTCCTTCACCCAGTCATCCAACCTGGCACGGCACAGGCgcatccacaccggggagcggcccttccgGTGCCTGCTCTGCGGCAAGGACTTCAACCGGATGTCGAGCCTGGAGCAACACCAGCGCGTCCACACTGGCGAGAGGCCCTTTCGGTGCCTGCTCTGTGGCAAGGGCTTCAACCAGTCCTCCAATCTCTCACGGCACCGGCACATCCACCGCCGGCATTGGGCATGCCATCACCGCCGGCACTGGGCCCTCGGCCCATCCGACCAGGACACTCTGCCATGA